AACGGCACGCCGCTAAGGATATCGGTCGAACTGCCGTCGCTCGAGGCGATCAAGAAACTTGTTGAGAGCGGCATCGGCATCGCACTGGTGCCAAGGCTGACAGCTCAGGCCGAGATCGCCGACGGACGACTGGCCGGACTCTCGGTAACCGAAATGAAGCTCGAGCGAAAGCTGAATATCGTATATCGAAAGAACTCGGTGCTTTCGCACGCGGCCGCAGCTTTTCTAGAGGTTGCCCGAGAAATGGCCGGAGGAACTATCACGCGTCGAGCAAAGACCTAGATCGTTTATTTCTAGCTGTTTTTTATCGCGATGTGGTTAGGTTAGAATAGCGGGGTCAAACCCGAACCCGAACAATAAACTTTCTACGCGGCATGGATCCGCAACCTGCAAGGAGCCATATGTTCAAACAATTCACGCTCGGTATTGAGGAAGAATTTCAGATCGTCGATCCGACAACGCGCGAGCTAAAATCTCATGTTTCCGAAATACTCGAGGAAGGTAAGCTGCTGCTCGGCGAGAAGATCAAACCCGAAATGATCCAATCGATGATCGAGGTCGGCACCGGGGTTTGCGCGAACATTCAGGAAGCCCGCGAAGATATCACCAAACTGCGTTGCATCATTTCGGGCCTCGCACGAAAGAAAGGTATGGTCATCGCGGCCGCTTCGACCCATCCGTTCTCAAAATGGTCGGAACAGACCATTTACGAGCACGACCGGTACAAGCTTCTTGTCGATGAACTTCAGATGGTCGCTCGATCGCTGCTGATTTTCGGCGTTCATGTTCATGTTGGGATCGAGGATCTCGACCGCCGCATACATATAATGAATGCCGCCCGGTACTTTTTGCCCCACGTACTGGCAATGACGACCTCTTCGCCTTTCTGGCTCGGATTCAATACCGGCCTGAAATCTTACCGGTCGGAGGTTTTCAAGAAGTTTCCGCGTACGGACATTCCGGATCATTTTGAATCGTTTCAGCAATACCAAAGCTATCTTGATCTGTTGGTAAAGATGAACTGCATCCAGGACGGTACGAAGATCTGGTGGGACGTAAGGCCGCACTGCAAGTTTCCGACGCTCGAATTCCGGATTTGCGACATCCCGACGAGGGTCGACGATACTATCGCGGTTGCCGCTCTATTCCAGGCGATCGTTGCTAAATTGAACGTATTGATTGACAAGAACCTGGGCTTCCGTCTGTATCATCGACGGTTGATACAAGAGAAT
The DNA window shown above is from Chloracidobacterium sp. and carries:
- a CDS encoding carboxylate-amine ligase is translated as MFKQFTLGIEEEFQIVDPTTRELKSHVSEILEEGKLLLGEKIKPEMIQSMIEVGTGVCANIQEAREDITKLRCIISGLARKKGMVIAAASTHPFSKWSEQTIYEHDRYKLLVDELQMVARSLLIFGVHVHVGIEDLDRRIHIMNAARYFLPHVLAMTTSSPFWLGFNTGLKSYRSEVFKKFPRTDIPDHFESFQQYQSYLDLLVKMNCIQDGTKIWWDVRPHCKFPTLEFRICDIPTRVDDTIAVAALFQAIVAKLNVLIDKNLGFRLYHRRLIQENKWRAVRYGLDGMLLDLGKQKEVPVKDLIRELLEFVDDVVDELDSRKEIEHIHTILDRGTSADEQLRVYEESGNDFNAVVDMLVANTMENVPENCFD